Below is a window of Flavobacterium sp. N2820 DNA.
TGTTGAAAACTGGGGCAGAAAATTTGGTGAACGAGGCGATTTAAATTTGGCTTCAAAAGGTTTAACGAAAGAAGATTTTAAAATTGTAATGAGTCACGATCCAAGTCATTGGGATGAGAAAATTCAGCACGATGAAAATCAGTATCATTTAACGCTTTCGGGACATACGCATGGATTTCAATTTGGAATTGAAATTCCGGGTTGGATAAAATGGAGTCCAGTGCAATATGTTTACAAGCAATGGGCTGGATTGTATGAAAATGCAGGAAGATATATTTATGTAAATCGTGGATTTGGCTTTCATGCTTATCCTGGAAGAGTAGGTATTATGCCCGAAATTACGGTTATTGAACTAAAAAAAGGAGAAAAAGTAGCGTAATTCAGTAAAAATGCTACATTTGTATATTATTTTCGTGTGAAAAATTAATTTTTTTGATACTAATAAATTCAATTTATGTCAAAATTTGGAGAACTTATCGATGCTCAAGTACCTGTGCTAATCGATTTTTTTACAGAGTGGAATGAACCTTCAATGGCTATGAATGAGGTAATTCGTCATGTAGCAGCTGCTTTAGGTGATAAAGCACGTGTAATTAAAATTGATGTGGATAAAAATCAGGAATTAGCTGACGCGCTTCGTATCAAAGGTTTACCTACTTTAATGATTTATAAAGAAGGTCAAATGGTATGGAGACAAAGCGGCGAACTTGATGCCAATACATTGATTTCTTTAGTGCAAGAACAAGCCTAAGAAATTACATCAAAAACAAACCCCTTATTTTTTAAAATTTGTATTGCTTTTGGCAGTGCATATTTCAGATTTTTTTCTGCTTTTTTGCTATCGTGAAATACGATAATGCTTCCTTGTTCTGTATTTGAGATTACATTTTTTAGACATTTTTCGGGAATTATGTTTGGGTCAAAGTCATAGCTCAATACATCCCACATTATTATTTTGTATCCTAAATTTCGAATTGCTTTCGTTTGGCTTGGCTTAATTTTCCCGTAAGGAGGACGGAATAAAAACGAATGTTCAGAGTTCAGTTTTAAGCATTCAGTTTCGCACAGCTTGAAATTATCGATGTAATGGTTAGTCTTGGTTTTCCAACCGTTTAAATGATTGAAAGTGTGATTTCCTGTTTGATGGCCTTCAGCAAGTATTCTTTTATAAACTTCAGGATGTTTTTTGATGTTGTCTCCAATGCAAAAAAATGTAGCTTTGATTTCTTCTGATTTTAAAATATCTAAAACCCATTCGGTTATTTCAGGGATTGGGCCATCATCAAAGGTCAAAAAGATTTTTTTATCTGAATTTGGAATATCCCAAACCAGATTATTAAATACTTTTTTTATCAAACTATTTGTTTTTACCCAATTGAAGTTCATTTTGTAAAATTAGCATAAAAAAAATGTTCCAAACGAAATTTCTTTCATTTGGAACATTTTATGTTTTTTGAAATTAGTTATTCCATTTTTCTTCCAAAATGAGCTAACATTTTGTTGTAATTATTGAATTTTACTTTTTCTTTATTGTAGAATTCTAAATCATTTGCATTTTTTGCAACTTTTAAATAACTTCTATATTGTTCAATATCCAACATTATATCCATAGCACTAAATTCTTGATCACTTGCTTTCCAAGAGCTATAAAATGTTAGCATTTCTTGTTGTTTTCTTATCAATTTAGAAAGTATTTTTTGGCCTTTTTCTCTTTGTCCTACTTTATAATATCCTTCTGCAAAAGGTTCTAATAATGAATAATATTCAAAATATTCCAAAGGCATTTTAGCCATTGCTAA
It encodes the following:
- a CDS encoding polysaccharide deacetylase family protein — its product is MNFNWVKTNSLIKKVFNNLVWDIPNSDKKIFLTFDDGPIPEITEWVLDILKSEEIKATFFCIGDNIKKHPEVYKRILAEGHQTGNHTFNHLNGWKTKTNHYIDNFKLCETECLKLNSEHSFLFRPPYGKIKPSQTKAIRNLGYKIIMWDVLSYDFDPNIIPEKCLKNVISNTEQGSIIVFHDSKKAEKNLKYALPKAIQILKNKGFVFDVIS
- a CDS encoding thioredoxin family protein, which produces MSKFGELIDAQVPVLIDFFTEWNEPSMAMNEVIRHVAAALGDKARVIKIDVDKNQELADALRIKGLPTLMIYKEGQMVWRQSGELDANTLISLVQEQA